The Humulus lupulus chromosome 4, drHumLupu1.1, whole genome shotgun sequence genome has a window encoding:
- the LOC133829093 gene encoding probable diphthine methyl ester synthase: protein MTIKTAIEQLLEVVQAKVESVCNEDTECVGFARIGSEDQIIVAGTMKQVQLHVFFLSNSTVGVCNYSNFDMLLCKKLNSSIFCAESSNFSIC from the exons ATGACAATAAAGACTGCCATTGAGCAGCTCCTGGAAGTTGTGCAAGCAAAAGTAGAATCTG TCTGCAATGAAGACACGGAGTGTGTTGGTTTTGCTAGAATTGGAAGTGAAGATCAGATCATTGTGGCTGGTACAATGAAGCAAGTTCAATTGCATGTTTTTTTCCTATCAAATAGTACTGTAGGAGTGTGCAACTACTCAAATTTTGACatgttattatgtaaaaaattaaactcttcgatattttgtgctgaaagtagtaacttttcaatatgttga